The proteins below come from a single Leptotrichia sp. oral taxon 223 genomic window:
- the rlmB gene encoding 23S rRNA (guanosine(2251)-2'-O)-methyltransferase RlmB, whose translation MEKIIGINPVIEVLKSDKNIEKLEVYKKIKKETIKEILNLASRRNIKIFYTGRRTENSQGVVALISKFDYYIDFTAFLEKLLKKEKSIVVVLDQVQDPRNFGAIIRSAECFGVDGIIIQDRNSVKVTETVVKSSTGAIEHVDIVKVTNISDTIDKLKKYGYTVYGAEADGQNYYYEENYPEKACLVLGSEGNGMRKKVKEHCDKIIKIHLKGQINSLNVSVAGGIILAEMSK comes from the coding sequence ATGGAGAAGATAATAGGGATAAATCCAGTGATTGAAGTATTGAAATCGGATAAGAATATTGAGAAACTGGAAGTTTATAAGAAGATAAAGAAGGAAACAATTAAGGAAATATTGAATTTGGCGAGCAGAAGGAATATAAAGATTTTTTATACTGGTAGACGGACTGAAAATTCACAGGGAGTCGTGGCACTTATTTCGAAATTTGATTATTATATTGATTTTACTGCATTTTTGGAAAAACTTTTGAAAAAGGAAAAATCTATAGTTGTTGTGCTGGATCAGGTTCAGGATCCGAGAAATTTTGGGGCGATTATAAGAAGTGCGGAGTGCTTTGGAGTAGACGGAATTATTATTCAGGACAGAAATAGTGTGAAAGTTACGGAAACAGTTGTAAAATCATCGACAGGAGCAATTGAGCATGTGGATATTGTAAAAGTTACAAATATTTCTGATACGATTGACAAATTAAAAAAATATGGATACACAGTTTACGGTGCAGAAGCTGACGGGCAAAATTACTATTATGAAGAAAATTATCCAGAAAAAGCATGTCTTGTGCTTGGAAGTGAAGGAAATGGAATGCGAAAAAAAGTCAAGGAGCATTGTGATAAAATTATAAAAATACACTTGAAGGGGCAAATAAACTCGCTGAATGTATCTGTGGCTGGGGGGATAATATTGGCAGAAATGTCGAAATAG
- a CDS encoding type B 50S ribosomal protein L31, whose amino-acid sequence MKKDLHPSYGFVVFEDTSNGERFLGKSTKTSKETTTFEGKEYPVIKVATSSTSHPFYTGKSKFVDETGRVDKFKKKYNL is encoded by the coding sequence ATGAAAAAAGATTTACATCCATCATACGGATTTGTAGTATTTGAAGATACAAGTAACGGAGAAAGATTCTTAGGAAAATCAACTAAAACTTCTAAAGAAACAACAACTTTTGAAGGGAAAGAATATCCAGTAATAAAAGTTGCAACAAGTTCAACTTCTCACCCATTCTATACTGGAAAATCTAAATTTGTTGATGAAACTGGAAGAGTTGACAAATTTAAGAAAAAATACAACTTATAA
- a CDS encoding putative heavy metal-binding protein, with protein MIITTTNEIQDKKVIEYKGIVFGEVISGVNMFKDMGASLRNIFGGRSKGYEDELLTARTNALEEMKMRAAALGANAIIGVKMDYEVLGADNGMLMVTCSGTAVVTG; from the coding sequence ATGATTATTACAACTACAAATGAAATTCAAGACAAAAAAGTTATAGAATACAAAGGCATTGTATTTGGAGAGGTTATTTCAGGAGTAAATATGTTTAAGGATATGGGGGCAAGCTTGAGAAATATCTTTGGTGGAAGATCTAAAGGCTATGAAGATGAGCTTTTGACAGCGAGAACAAATGCTCTGGAGGAAATGAAGATGAGAGCTGCAGCTTTGGGAGCAAATGCTATTATTGGCGTGAAAATGGATTATGAAGTGTTGGGAGCAGATAATGGGATGCTTATGGTAACTTGCAGCGGAACGGCTGTAGTTACAGGTTAA
- the aroF gene encoding 3-deoxy-7-phosphoheptulonate synthase translates to MIIKVDGGINEKILEKLINRLETENNVSVKLIAGKEYSILGLVGDISTIDIKHIQALDYVLDVQRVQEPYKRASRKFKPENTIVKVGNVEIGGNSLVMMAGPCSVENEKQIIDTARAVKAAGANILRGGVVKPRTSPYAFQGLGMEGIELMKKAKEETGLPIICEVMSIAQLHEFGPHLDMIQLGARNMQNFDLLKEVGKTNIPVLLKRGLSATIEEWLMSAEYILAGGNENVVLCERGIRTYETAYRNVLDLNAVPMIKRLTHLPIIVDSAHATGKYWMVKPLAMAGIAAGADGLMVEVHPEPDKALSDGPQSLKFEVFDNLMQDVEKIANVLGKSFK, encoded by the coding sequence ATGATTATTAAAGTAGATGGCGGAATAAATGAAAAAATATTGGAAAAATTGATAAATAGACTGGAAACGGAAAATAACGTAAGCGTTAAACTGATTGCTGGAAAAGAATATTCGATTTTGGGATTAGTTGGGGATATTAGCACAATTGACATAAAGCATATTCAGGCGCTGGATTATGTGCTGGATGTGCAAAGGGTGCAAGAGCCTTATAAGAGGGCGAGCAGAAAATTTAAGCCAGAAAACACTATTGTAAAAGTGGGAAATGTGGAAATTGGTGGAAATAGCCTTGTGATGATGGCAGGGCCTTGTTCTGTGGAAAATGAGAAGCAGATAATTGATACGGCAAGAGCTGTAAAAGCCGCTGGAGCAAATATATTGAGAGGAGGAGTTGTAAAACCGAGAACATCGCCTTATGCTTTCCAAGGATTAGGAATGGAAGGTATTGAACTTATGAAGAAAGCGAAAGAGGAAACAGGGCTTCCAATAATATGTGAAGTTATGTCAATTGCTCAATTGCACGAATTTGGGCCACATCTTGATATGATTCAGCTTGGAGCGAGAAATATGCAGAATTTTGATTTGCTGAAAGAGGTTGGGAAAACAAATATTCCAGTATTGTTAAAAAGAGGATTGAGCGCAACAATCGAAGAATGGCTGATGTCGGCGGAATACATTTTGGCTGGCGGAAATGAAAATGTAGTTCTTTGTGAAAGAGGAATCAGAACTTATGAAACAGCTTACAGAAATGTACTGGACTTGAACGCAGTTCCGATGATTAAAAGATTGACACATTTGCCAATCATTGTAGATTCAGCTCATGCAACTGGAAAATACTGGATGGTAAAACCTCTTGCGATGGCAGGAATTGCCGCTGGAGCAGATGGACTTATGGTAGAAGTGCATCCTGAACCAGACAAGGCATTGTCAGATGGGCCGCAGTCATTGAAATTTGAAGTGTTTGATAATTTAATGCAGGATGTGGAGAAGATTGCAAATGTATTGGGGAAGAGTTTTAAATAG